The stretch of DNA TTTATTATCTAAAAAATTCTTATCTTCAACTAAATCAACTTTAGTAATTACGGCTATTAAATCAGCATCTGTTGTTTCTTTTATTTTGTTTATTATAAACTTATCTCCTGTTCCTAATTTTTCATTTGCCGGAGTTATAAATAAAACAACATCAACACTTTGTATCGTTTCATAACTTTTTTCATTCAATTTTTCTGATAATAAAAATTCAGCCTTATGAATTCCGGGGGTGTCAATAAAAATTATTTGACTTTCTTTATCATTATAAATCCCTTTGATATTATCTCGAGTAGTTTGTGCTAAGTTAGACACTATTGCTAAATCAAAATCTAAAATATTATTAATTAATGTGCTTTTTCCAACATTTGGTCTACCAATTAAACCTACATAGCAAATTTTTTTCATTCATAAACCTCTCAAAAATAAGTATTAATATCTGTTAATTCCTAGTTTTGCCATAATATTATCAACATGGCCATTCATAATCTTTGTTTCTTCCTCAGTTTGGTGGTCAAAACCAAAAAGGTGTGCAACCCCATGAGCAAAAATATAGCAAAATTCTCTTCTTAAACTGTGATTAAATTCCCTAGCTTGTTTTTTAATCTTTCAAGGAGAAATAATAATTTGTCCAAGTTCTAAATAATCTAAAAAGTCTAATTCCTTAGCTGCTTCTAAAGGAAAACTTAAAATATCTGTAGTGTAGTTTTTATTTCTATAAAGGTTATTTAGTTTTTTCATCTTAAATTTGTTAACAAAAAGAAGGTCAACTGATAAGTTTTTTTTGCTTCCAAATTCTTCTTTTGCCTCTTTTAAAATA from Mycoplasmopsis arginini encodes:
- the ybeY gene encoding rRNA maturation RNase YbeY; this encodes MNKLTIKNKSLFCFKFEQDFLNILKEAKEEFGSKKNLSVDLLFVNKFKMKKLNNLYRNKNYTTDILSFPLEAAKELDFLDYLELGQIIISPWKIKKQAREFNHSLRREFCYIFAHGVAHLFGFDHQTEEETKIMNGHVDNIMAKLGINRY